The Dermochelys coriacea isolate rDerCor1 chromosome 7, rDerCor1.pri.v4, whole genome shotgun sequence genome window below encodes:
- the OGN gene encoding mimecan isoform X1, which produces MTTFQTMFFLFFFVPLVKLVPPIQQESLNLYEYDTDIFEELFKQDYEDKSKDAIKKKGKDDMIVSPDSNIQLELQRDESVPKVPPTKDTDLPTCLLCVCLSGSVYCEEIDIVAIPPLPKETAYLYARFNKIKRVAVSDFVDIPTLRRIDLTGNMIEEIEDGAFSKLLLLEELSLAENKLIRLPVLPPKLITFNANYNRIKSRGIRANAFKKQTNLSYLYLAHNTLESVPLNLPESLRVLHLQFNNITSVTDDTFCKSNNTRYIRSRMDEIRMEGNPIILAKHPNAFSCLKTLPIGAY; this is translated from the exons ATGACGACTTTCCAgactatgttttttttatttttctttgtgccTTTGGTGAAGTTAGTACCTCCAATTCAACAAGAGTCACTCAATCTTTATGAGTATGATACAGACATTTTTGAAGAACTGTTTAAACAAGATTATGAAGACAAATCCAAGGATGCAATAAAGAAAAAG GGAAAAGATGACATGATTGTTTCTCCCGACTCTAACATACAGCTGGAACTGCAGAGAGATGAGAGTGTACCTAAAGTACCACCAACCAAAGATA CAGATTTACCCACTtgtctgctgtgtgtgtgtttaagtggATCAGTATACTGTGAAGAAATTGATATTGTTGCTATTCCCCCTCTGCCAAAGGAAACAGCCTACCTTTATGCACGATTCAACAAAATAAAGAGAGTGGCAGTCTCAGATTTTGTTGATATTC CTACGTTAAGAAGAATTGATTTAACTGGAAATATGATAGAAGAAATTGAAGATGGTGCCTTTTCAAAGCTTCTGTTATTAGAAGAACTTTCACTTGCTGAAAATAAACTGATAAGACTTCCAGTTCTGCCCCCCAAACTAATTACGTTTAATGCAAACTACAACAGAATTAAGAGTAGAGGTATCAGAGCAAATGCTTTCAAG AAGCAGACCAATTTGTCATATCTCTATCTCGCACATAATACACTGGAATCTGTACCTCTTAACTTACCAGAGAGTCTGCGTGTTCTGCACCTTCAG tttaACAACATAACCTCAGTCACAGATGACACATTCTGCAAATCCAACAACACACGTTATATCCGTTCGCGTATGGATGAGATAAGAATGGAAGGCAACCCAATCATCTTGGCAAAGCATCCTAATGCTTTTTCTTGCTTGAAAACACTGCCTATCGGAGCATATTAA
- the OGN gene encoding mimecan isoform X2, with translation MTTFQTMFFLFFFVPLVKLVPPIQQESLNLYEYDTDIFEELFKQDYEDKSKDAIKKKGKDDMIVSPDSNIQLELQRDESVPKVPPTKDTNLPTCLLCVCLSGSVYCEEIDIVAIPPLPKETAYLYARFNKIKRVAVSDFVDIPTLRRIDLTGNMIEEIEDGAFSKLLLLEELSLAENKLIRLPVLPPKLITFNANYNRIKSRGIRANAFKKQTNLSYLYLAHNTLESVPLNLPESLRVLHLQFNNITSVTDDTFCKSNNTRYIRSRMDEIRMEGNPIILAKHPNAFSCLKTLPIGAY, from the exons ATGACGACTTTCCAgactatgttttttttatttttctttgtgccTTTGGTGAAGTTAGTACCTCCAATTCAACAAGAGTCACTCAATCTTTATGAGTATGATACAGACATTTTTGAAGAACTGTTTAAACAAGATTATGAAGACAAATCCAAGGATGCAATAAAGAAAAAG GGAAAAGATGACATGATTGTTTCTCCCGACTCTAACATACAGCTGGAACTGCAGAGAGATGAGAGTGTACCTAAAGTACCACCAACCAAAGATACGA ATTTACCCACTtgtctgctgtgtgtgtgtttaagtggATCAGTATACTGTGAAGAAATTGATATTGTTGCTATTCCCCCTCTGCCAAAGGAAACAGCCTACCTTTATGCACGATTCAACAAAATAAAGAGAGTGGCAGTCTCAGATTTTGTTGATATTC CTACGTTAAGAAGAATTGATTTAACTGGAAATATGATAGAAGAAATTGAAGATGGTGCCTTTTCAAAGCTTCTGTTATTAGAAGAACTTTCACTTGCTGAAAATAAACTGATAAGACTTCCAGTTCTGCCCCCCAAACTAATTACGTTTAATGCAAACTACAACAGAATTAAGAGTAGAGGTATCAGAGCAAATGCTTTCAAG AAGCAGACCAATTTGTCATATCTCTATCTCGCACATAATACACTGGAATCTGTACCTCTTAACTTACCAGAGAGTCTGCGTGTTCTGCACCTTCAG tttaACAACATAACCTCAGTCACAGATGACACATTCTGCAAATCCAACAACACACGTTATATCCGTTCGCGTATGGATGAGATAAGAATGGAAGGCAACCCAATCATCTTGGCAAAGCATCCTAATGCTTTTTCTTGCTTGAAAACACTGCCTATCGGAGCATATTAA